The Eubalaena glacialis isolate mEubGla1 chromosome 16, mEubGla1.1.hap2.+ XY, whole genome shotgun sequence genome segment AGCAGATGGGAACCATAGCAGGGGGTTGGGAATGAAACCTGGGGAAGGATGCCGCCCTGCCTGAGTGAAGCCGGGGGCCCAAATTGTGTCATCTGCCAGGCCAGGGATTGAGAAGCATCATCCATGTATCTTGTGGGTCTGGAGTCAGGATGCTTCCAGAGGGCTGAAGCCAGTGTGAGACCACCCATCCAAGAACATCCAAGGATGTCCAAGAAAAATCTCCTGTGGAAGATGAGCTTTCCGCCAAAAGTCACAAAGCACCTAAGGTAgatgaaaaacataaataaacaactaacatgaaaatgaaaaaaaagagaaagagagagaaagtagtaGTAACAGCTGACCCTTTTATTGAGCACTGTCATATGCCAAACACCATTCTAAGTGCGTCCTTCAATCCTCACAACCGTCCTATAAAGTAAGtactattgttatccccattttctaGAATGATGAAAGAAAGGCACAGAGCAGTTACCTTGCCTAGTAAGTACTGAAAGTGGAAAATGAACCCAGGTTGTCTGCCTCTGGAGAGCATACTCTAAACCACTCTCTTTTGCTGCTTGTTTATATGTGAAGCAGAAAACAGAAATCTCAAAAATGGCTAAAGATAAGAACATATAGCCTCCAGTAGGTAAAGGCAGAAACAACAGCCACAAAATAAGGAGTGGTTATAAATAAGCGTTTAGCTGTGAAACCAGAACATGTGATTATGGGGGGAAATAAGAAATCTTAAGATAGAGTTATTGAAATAAATTCAGCAGATAACGTGAATAACAGCCTGAATACAACTGAAAAGCAAAGTATGTTGGAATATCaaaactgaagaaatgaaaacgGAAGGGGCTGTCAGCTTCCAGCCAAGATAGAGTAACAGGGACTGGATTTACCTTCCTACCTGAAGCAACCAACAGAATCCAGGCAAAACATGCAgaacaatggttttcaagacactggacatcagGCAAGGAAGGACAGTGATTCCTGAGAGGCAGGAAACAAACGAAGTGAGCCAGATAGCTGCCCCAGCTTCCTACCTTCAGAGTTTTCAGGCCACAgtgcggtggggggaggggagtgactCAGGCAGAGCCCAGGGGGCACCCTGACTTGAGTAGAAGGAACTTAGGGTCCAGGGAGACCAAGGCAGGTAGAGTTTTCAGGACAGAGTACCTGAGAGGAAAGAGCCCGCGCCCAAAGAGAATTCTGGAGATCCACAGAGGGGTCTCCCTCAAGTATTCAGCATAGCATTGATCACATGTGCAAGGAAAGTACCCCAAAAGCTGGGGAAAGAGCCATTTGAAAGGATTAAAGGGAACAGTACATTACGCTCACACAGAACTGGGAATAGAGCCTGTGTCTACCAGCCAGAGTGGAAAACTTCATAATTCGCAAGACATTGTGTGGGTATTAATTAGCCCTGTGCTAAATGGGGCTCTGGTCCCGACTAATGAATCTTAGAAGATCCCAAAGGATCAAACTGTTTATAACCGTATCTCATTACAAAGCTTGAGAATATGTATAGAGATACAGAAATATCCAGcacccaacaaggtaaaattcacaatgtccgGCATCCACTCAAAAATTATTAGGTGTGCAAAACAGAAGAATATGACCCATGATGAGGAGGAAATTTTAATCTGTTGAAACAGACCCACAGTTGACACAGATGTTAGGATTAGCAGATGAAGACATTAGAACGGTACTCCATGTGTTCAAAAAGTTAAGTAGAGGAATGGAAGATAAGGGTTTTTTAAAAGACTCAAATTGAACTAGAGATGAAAATGAATGTAAGGTATGAAAAAGTGGGAATGGCCCGTATCATGAGCATCATGAATATTGTAAAAGTTTTCAGAAGGACTTAGACTTAAGTTAATGGATGGCTTAATATTATTAACTTGTTCATTCATCCCAAAATAATGTGTTGTTTTCATACAATTCAAATCAGAATCCAAATGGTATATTACTGACTGagcagttccacttctaggaatttattctgaTAAAATTAAGTTACTATGTGCAGAtacttattacaatattattttaatgggGGAAACATGAGACCCATCTAACAAAATAGCAGAGTGGTTAAGTAATGTATAATgtttccataaaatggaatgtaaCATGACTAATTAAATTACATTGCAAAAGAATACTAAAAAGTGGACAAATGTTCAGAATAATCTTGATTATGATATATGAATTTTAGATAGATATTAAGTGAGTGGTAGAATGTAAACCAAGATGTAGAAAGCAGTTTTGTGGAGGGAggatgtaaatttatttttaagtttctagAGCTAGGTAAGGGGAAGACAGTATTACATGCCAGTTTCCAAATCTAGGGATGCTATGCTAGTTCTCTGGTATTATGCAGTATTACAtgaattaaaaacagaagtatTAATgtgcatgttttaaaatgttataagattttgtttttgaaattttctgtctttttacaGTTCTGCTTGAGATTTCAAGAATTTTGAATACTGGATTAGATATGGAAACTCTGTCTATATGTGTAAGGCTCTGTGAACAAGGAATTAACCCCGAAGCTTTATCATCAGTTATTAAGGAACTTCGCAAGGCCGCTGAAGCATTAAAGGTAGAGATTCGTATATTAACTCTCTAAGTAAAGATGCTTTTGtttagaaaatgattaatgatgaAGTTATGTGAAAGATTCTAAACATGATTAAGCTAGCATCTATCATCATCAGGAGAAATTCTGACGGCCAGGAGCTTTGTAGCATATGTTCAGATCACAAAATTTGCTGCTATCTGGACCATGTTGTATTTTCTTAGAAGTTTCCAGTTGTGTTTAGAATTCTCCTTGTATTGTGGGTAATAGTGTGACTGCCCCCAAAAAAATATGCTTAAGTCCACCACCTGTGACTatcaccttatttggaaatagtgtaTCTGTAGGTATAATCAAATTGAGATGAGATCATAATGGATTAATGACCAATGTTCTTATAAAGacaagggaaatttggacacatatATGCAAAGCgcacaccatgtgaagacacagacacaggggAGAATGCCAGGTGataacagaggcagagactggtgtGATGGCGTCTACAAGCCAAAGGAGGCCAAGGATTgttggcagccaccagaagctaagaggcaaggaaggatgctctgctagagccttcagagagagaatggccgtgctgacaccttgattttggacttctgcctccagaactatgagagaatacttttctgttgttttaagccacctagttggtggtactttgttatggcagccctagaaatcTAATACAGATTCACTACTGGGAAGTGGAGTGCTGCTGTAAGAAATACCTGaaaatgtggaagtggctttggaattGGGGAATGGATAGAGATTGGAAAGTTTTAAGATGCATGATAGAAAAAGCCTAGACTGCCTTGAAGAGACTGTTGTAGGTGACTGTAGGTGTTATAGGTGATTCTGGTGAGAgctcagaaagaagagagaagaacttCAGTCATCTCAGAGAATACATATATCATTATGCACAGAATCTTGCTAGAATATGAACGTGAAAGGTGCTTCTGGTGAGGtctcagatggaaatgaggaacatTAGTTATTGGACACTGGAGGGAAGGCCATCCTCGGTATAAAGAGCACTTGGCTGAATTATGTTCTGCtgttgaaaggaaaacaaaacttatAAGCAATGACTTGGATGTTTAGCTGAGGAAATTTCCGAAGTATGGAAAGTGCAGCCTTATTTCTCTTTGCTGCTTACAGTAAAATGTAGGAGAAATGAGAAATTGAGGAAGGAACTGATAAGCAAAAAGGAACCAGCACTTgctttgggaagttctcagcttaCCCAGGTAGCATGCTCTGGAAAGAAGGCCGAGAGTGTGGCTGGACAACCTTTGGTGAAGAGATTAGGTTGTGTGACTCAGATGCAGTCCACCATCTCAGCACGAAACCATGCCAGCTTGGACTGAAAGGAGCCAGTACAGGATGAAATGAAGGAAAGCTGCCAGACTTCTGGGATTGCACTGGCAGGACACTGGCTTCTGGTGCTACCTGGCTGTGAATGTATGCTCATCCTTCAAGAAGAGGGGAGAGTGGCTCAGAGGCCAGGAACTGCTGAGGCCAGTGGGCTGGACCGCCAGCATGGACCCAGAGGACCACCGTTTTTCAAATTCACACTCACCACCTTTTAATTGCTGAGACTGGAAACAGGAAAAGCATTGTGTTCCCTCTCTTGCTTGCACACACTCTGATTTTAAAATCTCAcgatttttatttccatgtttatGTAGCACTCACTCACCATGAATACTGAAACTTCAAGTCAGTCCCTCTTAAACCTTGTCCAAGGACAAAATGGCTTCTCTctaccctttcttctttcctttgagGATGTAGGCGTATGAAACCTGTAGCTTACCCATCTCAGATTAAGTTACTCTCCAATAAGTTCCAATAATTTGGGTCATTggttttgtgctttttaaaaccttttcattATTAAATCTGGCACAAAAAGGTAAACAAGACACATTTACAGAGCAAAAATTTATCATGAAGAGAATACCTATACAATTCTCATTGCCAGCACCCTAGAAGTTCCGTTATGCTCCCCCATCACTAACCTCTCTTTCCCACTACCCACTCCAGTAACTACTGTCCTGATTTTTATGGTAGATACTTTGTTTTAACAGTTTTACTGACTAAGCATGGATCTCTAAACACCagtttcattttgtaaaatttttgaacttgatataaatggaatcttgcagcacagttgttttttttaagtgtaaaatttatatagattttagtatattcacaaagttgtacagCCATCACAATTAACTGTAGAACATTttaatcacccccaaaagaaaccttacacccatcagcagtcattctccattctccctttctctcaGCCCCTAGGAAACATTAATCCACTTTGTCTCTAT includes the following:
- the MZT1 gene encoding mitotic-spindle organizing protein 1, with the protein product MASSSGVGAAAANLNAVRETMDVLLEISRILNTGLDMETLSICVRLCEQGINPEALSSVIKELRKAAEALKVAENMTS